In Paenibacillus xylanilyticus, the genomic window CTCATTTATGTAGTCGCATGGAATTTCGAAATGATGAACATATCATATGTTCATAAGGAAACTTTAGCATATTTGTAGGGTGTTTGCATGTTTCATCGTGTCCGGCAGCCAAATAAGCCCACAAGGTATTCATTAGGAAGAATGATGTTATTCAATCTTTCCAACAATGAATTCGATGTGAGCTTACTCGGTTAATTCGCTATTATTCAGTTAAGATGGAATCAGGTATGTGCTTCCTGTGTTCCGGCAACAGGCTGAACAGGCAGACTTTCCTTTTTGAAACCAAGGTTGAAAAAGATATTGAGCAGAATCGCTGACAGACTTCCTGTAATAATACCATCGCTCACAATGATCCGAATGCTTTGTGGAAGCTGGGCAAACAGATCTGGTACGGCTGTGACACCAAGCCCGAGCGATACCGAACAAGCAACGATCAACAGATTGGACTGCTTGCCGAAATCGACGGTTTGCAGCATTTTGATTCCAGAGGATACGACCATACCGAACAGAACCACTGTCGCACCGCCTAATACTGCACTTGGGATAATGGTTGCAAATGCTGCTACCTTCGGAATGAGTCCAAGGAAGACGAGAATGCCTCCGGCTGCAACCACAACATTTGTCGTTTTCACCTTGGACAATTGAACGAGCCCGACATTCTGAGCGAATGTATTATATGGGAAGGCATTGAATATACCGCCAAGTACAAACGCCAAACCCTCTGCACGATAACCGCGAGCCAGATCCTTCTCATTGATGGGCTGATCGCAAATTTTGCTCAAAGCCATGAACACACCCGTTGACTCGATAATCACGACAGTACCTACGATGATCATTGTAATAATCGGGCCAAGCTCAAAGGTTGGCATTCCGAAATAAAAGGGTTGAGGTAAGTGGAACCATGACGCTTCCTGTACAGGAGAGAAATTCACTTTTCCCATAAGAGCCGCAATGAGCGTTCCTGCGATGATGCCAATCAGGACGGCAAGAGATTTAACGAAACCCCGGGCATACCGGTTCAGGATCAAAATAAAGAGCAGTACTCCGAAAGAAAGTGCCAGATTGTCCAGACTTCCGAAGTTCTCACTATTAGCCCCGCCAGCCATATTTTTAATACCGGTAGGAATAAGTGCTAGACCGATAATGGTTACCACGGTACCAATGACAACGGGAGGAAACAGCTTGACGATTTTGCTGAAAAATACGGCACAGATGACGATAAATAAACCGGCTGCTATGATGGACCCATAAATTGCTGGAATACCATACTGAGATCCAATGGCGATCATGGGCGTTACAGCTACAAAAGAACTACCGAGTACTGCGGGCAAACCAATACCCAGATACTTCCCCTTCCGAGCCTGCAGCCACGTTGCAACACCGCATGTCAGCAGGTCAATGGATACCAGATATGCCAGCTGCTCTGCCGTCAGATTCAAGGCTCTTCCCACGAGTAAAGGTACCAGAATTGCCCCGGCATACATCGCCAATACATGTTGAATCCCCAGTGAAAAAATTCTCATCTTTTTTGTTTCGTTCATCCGCGCTCGCCCCCGAAATTAGAATCAACCCATCGCACTGAAAAATCATGTTATGTTGATTCACATTATATAAACTATTTCGAAAACTTCCATGATACATGAACGAGAATTGTTACAGGAGATAAAGAGATCGTATCTTTTTGGGCAAACGAAACAAAACACCCGATTTTTGGTGTAATATAATTTAACATCTCACTACATTTTTTACGGAATATCAGGAGAAAAGAAAAAAGCCAGCACCACATGTGCCAGCCTGCTGTTCAATCGATTTAATCATGATCGGAATTTTTCATTGAAGGTATCTGCGCTTCTAGGTGGCAAATTGGGAAGCGATGTAGGCCCATCCCTCCTCCACACTCCGGAACACCCATCCGGCAGATTCGATTCCATCTTCACTGCCAACCCCAAGCAGAAGTGTTCTGACCGCTTCTTCTGATTTGGGTCCAACGGTAAGCGCCAGCGGGAATGGACGGTACCGTGAGATCTCACTACCTACGTCAAAAACAAGATCCAACTCATCTCCCCAATCATACTGCATGTCCGACAGATCAATAACGAGTCCGTCCGGCCTCCATGCTTCCAGCACAGCTTTGCCGATTGCACTCATATAACGGGCATCCGAGTTGCCTCTACTGCCAAACCCGTAGACACCACTAAATTTTAAAATCATAATCTTCTTATATGAATTCTCTGACACACTCCCGATACGAACTTCGTACTCCAGATCACTTAAATCTTCCAAACGATATGTTCTGGTATTTAAACTCATACTTAGTGTTCTCCTACATGTTCAGTCTTATTTCGAAGGGATCGGAAAGTCTGTTACAATAACATTCTCTACCCATCCGTTAAGGGAAGCTACAAAAGCCTGATGCGCAGGATGTGGACCATATGCACGCAAGGCTTCTTGGTCTTCAAACGTCACTCTTAATCCAAGCGTGAATCCCTGAATATGATCCGTCTCTTCCGTTACATTGATTCCGGCAGTCAGATCGATGATCCCAGGAATCTCGTCCTGCAAGGCGAGCAATTGTGTGACAAATTCCTGCTGTTTTGCCGGCGTAATTTTATCGTTGAATTTGAATACCACCAGATGTTCGAACATGAAATTTCCTCTCCTTCGTTATACAATGTTCATTTACGACATAGTTCAGATTCTATAGGTTTTTTCCATATGTTTCAATCTGAGCTCCGGATTCTGCTTCGCCCTTTAGACGAAAAAAGGTGCGTTCAAAGCCAGACTGTCTCTGACCTGACACACCTCTTCGCAGACACAGTGACGCTAAACGCGCCTAATGCCTTAACGCCCTGCTCTGAACATGGTGAAGGAGCTTCTCCAACCAGGCAATGTTGCTCTCAATCGTGTGATAAGCATGATCCCTCATCAGCCACAGAGCATCCATCAAATCCTCACTTACCTCGATCTCCTCTGGTTTCTGCTCGTCAATATAATCGAGTTTTTTTCTTTGTTTCACGATTATATCTTCAATAAGGTATGCGATCTTCTGATTATCCACCTTATCCAGATTAACCAGCGCTGCATAAAGGGACTGAATGGTCGTGAATTTTTGAAATACTTTATAGATGCTCTCTTCCAGTGCTATCCGCCCTTGATCGGTGATCCCATACATCGTTTTATCTGGTCTATTCTCACTCTGGATCGTTTCAATCTTCTCGATTAGCCCCTTCTTATGCAGCACTTCGAAATTGTAATAGATCGTACCTTCCGTGATTTTGGCCTCGGTCTGATCCAAATGTTTGCCTATTCGCTTTTTAATATCATAGGGATAACAATTCCCTTCACTTAATGCACCAAGAATAAATATTTGAATTGACATGTGACTGCCCCCATTCTGCTCTTACCAAGGGCACAGCTTCTTACAAATTCGCCTGAGCCCTTTTATTTCTTATTTTATACTATAGCGGGCTGTTGTGAAGACTCTTGCAGCGGATTGGTTTGCTTGGCCTGTTTGAAATGGTGAATCGCTGTATTGAGAACGAAAGCCACCATCCCAACCAGCGCTAATCCAATGGCATAATGGGCCGTTCTGCCACCACCGAAGAGAATATTGTAATCCAGATGTGTCGAATAGAACATCGGCGTGATCTGACTGACGAATTTGAAATATCCAGGCATCATTTCGGGTGACATGGACGTGCCGTTGGCAATGGATTGACTAAGCACGAATATCATGTTGATCAGCATACCTCCTTGCCCGAGAAGCATGATGAAGATACTTGTAAACTCGATCGACACGAATAATTGCAGACTGTGCACCAGCCACATTTTCAGAAAGACTTCCACCCCATATCCTTGAACCATGAAGTAGATGCCTACTCCAACCAGAGGAGCAATCAAGGATATGAGCAAGTTCGCCCCACGCAGGGCAAAAAAGGCTTTCCATTTTCCCATTTGTGCACGCAGCTGCTGCATTCCGCCCACGCTCTGCATGGCATAGATCATGGCTCCAACGTAGAGCGCCATCGTGATGAACATCGGTGCCATCTGATTTTGCATACCAGCAGGCTGCGGGTTGCTCATGACGATATTGGATGAGACCTTGCCCGTAGTTGATTCCACAATCTGTTTGGATTGATCCGCAGGAATCTGCATTCCGTTCAATACCGCTTCGAAGCTTTGAGCCTGAACCTGTGCGCTGATCTGAGCGGTAATTTCTGCTGCTACACTTTTCATCGAACTGGTAATGGTCGTTGGGTTAGATTCATTAATCAAATATTCCAGCTGCGCTTTGCCGCTCTGTTCAGACAGTTTCTCCGTAAAGTCACCAGGTATACGTATCACCATATGAATATCGCGGTCCTCCAGACCCGTCTTCGCCTGTTCCAGCGATTCATCGGTTACGATATTGAACGGGAGCTGCTCTTGCAGCTTCTGAACAAATTCAGTACCGGATTGTTGGTCCTCATTAACAATGGCCACGGTAAGATTCGTTACATTTTTGGGGATCGCGCTATATCCGGACATGAAAACGGTCAGCATCACAATCTGATAGAACACAATCATGAATATACCCGCTTTGACTCCTTTATGCTTCAGCATGCTCTTCACTCTCTACTCCACCTTATTATTATAATTTAAACTACTTTAATTAAAGTACTCTTGTTTGTTATGTTTGTCAATGACCCCAACTAAGGAGGTAAGATGAATGAAGAAGAGCACGATTATTTCTCTGTCTGAAATCACGAAATTCCAATCGAAAGAAGAAGAGTTCAGTCCTTATCGTTGGTATCGCCACATGCTCAAACAGGAACCTGTCGTTTACAATGAAGAAACGGATTCCTGGCATGTGTTCAAGTATGACTTGGTCAAAACCGTATTGAATGATCATGAACATTTCTCCAGTGTAAGAGAAAGATCGATTGTGAACGTGGGGTATTCAAATGAGGGAGAAGGTGCGGACAGCGAGCACCACATTCCGGACAAGCTGGATATTCACAACGTCGATCCTCCGGAACACCGCAAGCGAAGATCATTATTAGCAAGTGCATTTACCCCAAGAAGTCTCAAACTGTGGGAACCGCGCATTCAGGCCGCAGCAGACGATTTAGTCGCGGAATTTTCTCAGCTTCCCGAGGTGGATATTGTACAAGCCTACACAAGTATGTTTCCAGTAATCATCATGTCTGATCTGCTTGGCATTCCTTCCAAAGACAGGCTCCTATTTAAGGAATGGGTAGATATTCTCTTCATGCCAACAACAGATGCAACCTTTAGCCGTATCAATGAAATGAAGAAAATTGCGGGTCAGCAATATTTCGAATACCTTTATCCTTTTGTCGTATCCAAACGAACAAATCTTGCCGAGGACATCATCTCAGACCTGATCCACGTCGAAGTGGATGGTGAACATTTTACGGATGAGGAAATTGTACGCACCACCATGTTCATTCTGGGTGCAGGAATAGAAACGACAAGCAATCTGTTGGCCAATTCCTTCTACGCGCTGCTCTATGATAAGCCTGGACTGTACACGGAGCTGAGAGATAATCCAGAGCTTGTCGGAAATGCAGTGGAAGAAATGCTGCGGTACCGTTTCCATATCAGTAAAATGGACCGCATGGTCAAGGCGGATAATAACCTGCTTGGGGTGGAGCTCAAAAAAGGAGATGCCATAGTAGCCTGGATGAGTGCAGCCAACATGGATGAGGACATGTTCGAGGATCCTTTCACATTGAATATTCACCGTCCGAACAATAACAAACAGCTCGCTTTTGGCTTCGGCACACACTTCTGCCTGGGTGCACCTCTCGCTAGGCTGGAAGCCAAAATTGTTCTGACGACATTTTTGAGAACCTTTTCAAATATTGAACCCGTCAGCGGGTTCATTCTGGAAGACCACCTGACTCCGTCTGCAGCAGGACAATCTCTGACAAGCCTTCCCATGAGGTTATATAAGTAGTACGATATAGATGAAAAAAAGAAAAAGAGCAGGAAATCTGCTCTTTTTCTGCTGCTTCCCTGCTATTTATACATGCGCGAGCGCAATATCGTCCAAGAAATTGCCTTCTTTTCAGTTTATACTGACAAGAACTTACGAGAAAGAAGGTGCAGCATGAATCGCGAAGTACGAACCGTTGTATTTGACACCGATCTGCAGCTTGAAGCTTATCAATTCCAGGGCATCATGCAGAAATTCCCCAATCACTTTCATGACTATTATGTCATTGGTTTTATTGAGCAGGGCAAGCGACATCTGGTCTGCAATAATCAGGAGTATGTGCTAAATACGGGCGACATGATTATATTTAACCCTCATGACCCCCACGCCTGTGAAGGGATTGACGGAAGAACACTCGATTATCGCTGTATTAATATCCAGCCAGAGGTCATGAGAGAATACACCCGCGAAATTACCGGACAAGATTATCTGCCGCACTTCACAGCACCCGTACTCTATCAACACGAATTGGTCGGCTCTTTGCATGATCTGCATTTGATGATTTTGGAGGAGCAATCCGATTTTAGCAAAGAAGAGCTGCTGCTTCTGCTGCTGGAACAGCTGCTTCGGGATTATGCAGATGCTGAATCCTCCGTCTCTACTCAAGATGTCACGATCGAAGTCAAGTGTATCTGCGAATACATAGAGTCTCATTACATGGAAAGTATATCGCTGGGTGAGTTAGCTGAGC contains:
- a CDS encoding nucleobase:cation symporter-2 family protein; amino-acid sequence: MNETKKMRIFSLGIQHVLAMYAGAILVPLLVGRALNLTAEQLAYLVSIDLLTCGVATWLQARKGKYLGIGLPAVLGSSFVAVTPMIAIGSQYGIPAIYGSIIAAGLFIVICAVFFSKIVKLFPPVVIGTVVTIIGLALIPTGIKNMAGGANSENFGSLDNLALSFGVLLFILILNRYARGFVKSLAVLIGIIAGTLIAALMGKVNFSPVQEASWFHLPQPFYFGMPTFELGPIITMIIVGTVVIIESTGVFMALSKICDQPINEKDLARGYRAEGLAFVLGGIFNAFPYNTFAQNVGLVQLSKVKTTNVVVAAGGILVFLGLIPKVAAFATIIPSAVLGGATVVLFGMVVSSGIKMLQTVDFGKQSNLLIVACSVSLGLGVTAVPDLFAQLPQSIRIIVSDGIITGSLSAILLNIFFNLGFKKESLPVQPVAGTQEAHT
- a CDS encoding AraC family ligand binding domain-containing protein, whose product is MNREVRTVVFDTDLQLEAYQFQGIMQKFPNHFHDYYVIGFIEQGKRHLVCNNQEYVLNTGDMIIFNPHDPHACEGIDGRTLDYRCINIQPEVMREYTREITGQDYLPHFTAPVLYQHELVGSLHDLHLMILEEQSDFSKEELLLLLLEQLLRDYADAESSVSTQDVTIEVKCICEYIESHYMESISLGELAERSGMSKYHLVRLFTRQKGISPYRYLETIRINQAKRLLEQGTLPLEVSAQTGFSDQSHFTNFFKKLIGLTPKQYYRIFNHEYESQRLQDRVSR
- a CDS encoding YhgE/Pip domain-containing protein; amino-acid sequence: MLKHKGVKAGIFMIVFYQIVMLTVFMSGYSAIPKNVTNLTVAIVNEDQQSGTEFVQKLQEQLPFNIVTDESLEQAKTGLEDRDIHMVIRIPGDFTEKLSEQSGKAQLEYLINESNPTTITSSMKSVAAEITAQISAQVQAQSFEAVLNGMQIPADQSKQIVESTTGKVSSNIVMSNPQPAGMQNQMAPMFITMALYVGAMIYAMQSVGGMQQLRAQMGKWKAFFALRGANLLISLIAPLVGVGIYFMVQGYGVEVFLKMWLVHSLQLFVSIEFTSIFIMLLGQGGMLINMIFVLSQSIANGTSMSPEMMPGYFKFVSQITPMFYSTHLDYNILFGGGRTAHYAIGLALVGMVAFVLNTAIHHFKQAKQTNPLQESSQQPAIV
- a CDS encoding cytochrome P450, with product MKKSTIISLSEITKFQSKEEEFSPYRWYRHMLKQEPVVYNEETDSWHVFKYDLVKTVLNDHEHFSSVRERSIVNVGYSNEGEGADSEHHIPDKLDIHNVDPPEHRKRRSLLASAFTPRSLKLWEPRIQAAADDLVAEFSQLPEVDIVQAYTSMFPVIIMSDLLGIPSKDRLLFKEWVDILFMPTTDATFSRINEMKKIAGQQYFEYLYPFVVSKRTNLAEDIISDLIHVEVDGEHFTDEEIVRTTMFILGAGIETTSNLLANSFYALLYDKPGLYTELRDNPELVGNAVEEMLRYRFHISKMDRMVKADNNLLGVELKKGDAIVAWMSAANMDEDMFEDPFTLNIHRPNNNKQLAFGFGTHFCLGAPLARLEAKIVLTTFLRTFSNIEPVSGFILEDHLTPSAAGQSLTSLPMRLYK
- a CDS encoding Dabb family protein codes for the protein MFEHLVVFKFNDKITPAKQQEFVTQLLALQDEIPGIIDLTAGINVTEETDHIQGFTLGLRVTFEDQEALRAYGPHPAHQAFVASLNGWVENVIVTDFPIPSK
- a CDS encoding PadR family transcriptional regulator; the encoded protein is MSIQIFILGALSEGNCYPYDIKKRIGKHLDQTEAKITEGTIYYNFEVLHKKGLIEKIETIQSENRPDKTMYGITDQGRIALEESIYKVFQKFTTIQSLYAALVNLDKVDNQKIAYLIEDIIVKQRKKLDYIDEQKPEEIEVSEDLMDALWLMRDHAYHTIESNIAWLEKLLHHVQSRALRH